From the Salarias fasciatus chromosome 16, fSalaFa1.1, whole genome shotgun sequence genome, one window contains:
- the LOC115402741 gene encoding olfactory receptor 6M1-like has protein sequence MDKLTSQFNVTYITLVGHVELLKYRHLYFVIMFIVYTLILLCNFTIICLIMTHRSLREPMYIFIAALLLNSVLFSTVVYPKLLIDFLSDKQVISFSLCALQSLFFYSLEGSEFLLLAVMAFDRIVIVLYKSCKEVRMKAVQTCLPHLLVLISFSCLCSYDIIIARLKAGLPTTVHFVMTLQVILYHPLFNPVIYGLKMKEISKHLMKLFCRRTVNK, from the exons ATGGACAAGTTAACCAGTCAGTTCAATGTGACATATATAACTTTGGTTGGGCATGTGGAATTACTGAAATACAGACATTTGTATTTTGTGATCATGTTTATTGTATATACTCTGATATTGTTGTGTAATTTCACCATCATATGCCTTATCATGACTCACCGAAGCCTCCGTGAGCCGATGTACATTTTCATTGCAGCTTTGTTGTTGAACTCTGTTCTTTTCAGCACTGTGGTCTACCCAAAGCTTTTAATCGACTTTTTATCAGACAAGCAGGTCATATCCTTTTCACTATGTGCtcttcagagtttatttttttactccCTGGAAGGTTCTGAGTTCTTACTGTTGGCAGTCATGGCATTTGACAG GATCGTCATCGTGTTGTACAAAAGCTGCAAGGAGGTCCGGATGAAGGCAGTTCAAACATGCCTGCCCCACCTGCTTGTTCTGATCAGCTTCTCATGTCTGTGTTCATATGATATCATTATAGCTCGTCTCAAAGCTGGCTTACCCACAACTGTTCATTTTGTCATGACTTTGCAAGTAATTCTGTACCACCCGCTCTTCAATCCAGTCATATACGGActgaaaatgaaggaaatttcAAAACACCTCATGAAGCTGTTCTGTAGAAGAACAGTTAACAAATAG